Proteins from one Mycobacterium sp. SMC-2 genomic window:
- a CDS encoding class I SAM-dependent methyltransferase, translating into MPRTDNDSWDITQSVGATALGVAAARAAETESVDPLINDPFARVFLDAAGEGMWSIYADPKLLAKAVELEPEVSTRIQLMIDFMATRTAFFDEFFLGAADSGVRQVVILAAGLDARTWRLPWPDGTVVYELDQPKVLDFKTNTLREHGAQPKARLVNVPIDLRQDWPKALQEAGFDASRPAAWSAEGLVRYLPAQAQDLLFERMHSLSAQGSWLASNVPGAGFTDPELVRRQREDMRRMRAAAAKLVDAEITDFDDLWYPEERTAVDGWLREHGWDVTTATFSELMARYGRGVPQGKEHAMPPTLYVSAQRHS; encoded by the coding sequence ATGCCGCGTACCGACAACGATTCCTGGGACATCACCCAAAGTGTGGGGGCCACCGCACTGGGTGTCGCCGCGGCGCGGGCCGCCGAGACAGAGAGCGTCGACCCGCTCATCAACGACCCGTTCGCGCGCGTGTTCCTGGACGCGGCGGGCGAAGGCATGTGGAGCATCTACGCCGATCCCAAGCTGCTGGCCAAAGCGGTTGAGCTCGAGCCGGAGGTAAGCACGCGCATCCAGCTGATGATCGACTTCATGGCCACGCGGACAGCGTTTTTCGACGAATTCTTCCTGGGCGCTGCCGACTCCGGCGTTCGGCAGGTGGTGATTTTGGCCGCCGGCTTGGACGCACGCACCTGGCGGTTGCCCTGGCCCGACGGCACGGTCGTCTACGAGCTCGACCAGCCCAAGGTGCTGGACTTCAAAACCAACACACTGCGCGAGCACGGCGCGCAGCCCAAGGCGCGACTGGTGAACGTGCCGATCGATCTGCGGCAGGACTGGCCGAAGGCGTTGCAGGAGGCCGGATTTGACGCTTCCAGGCCGGCGGCCTGGTCGGCCGAGGGCCTGGTGCGTTACCTGCCGGCGCAGGCGCAGGACCTGCTGTTCGAGCGCATGCATTCACTCAGCGCGCAGGGGAGCTGGCTGGCTTCGAACGTGCCGGGCGCGGGATTCACCGATCCCGAGCTTGTCCGGCGCCAGCGCGAGGATATGCGCCGCATGCGGGCCGCGGCCGCCAAGCTCGTCGACGCCGAGATCACCGACTTCGACGACCTCTGGTACCCCGAAGAGCGCACCGCGGTCGACGGTTGGCTACGCGAGCACGGTTGGGACGTCACCACGGCGACGTTTTCGGAGCTGATGGCTCGCTACGGCCGCGGCGTTCCGCAGGGCAAAGAGCATGCGATGCCGCCCACGCTGTACGTGTCCGCGCAGCGACACAGCTAG
- a CDS encoding cell wall metabolism sensor histidine kinase WalK, with the protein MASTRRAWSLRLRLLVGQIVVLAIVCVGITAVTELALNHHLVKQLDGQLAGTSFRSALMYPEPNHPGWRHQHTYNPRPGPGPRFLDAPGQPAGMVAAVVNHGETVDAGYLTSSGTRAALTPTAQTQLEQIAGSRVPVTVNLDGLGRYRVVAAPSRNGNDTIVTGLSMSNVDATLIRMLIIFGIVTAVALAAATIAGVIIIRRALAPLRRVAQTASRVADLPLDRGEVELPLRVRESDANPSTEVGQLGSALNRMLDHIAAALSARQASETRVRQFVADASHELRTPLAAIRGYTELTQRMDRDGGDREAIAHAMSRVASETERMTRLVEDLLLLARLDSGRPLEREPVDLSRVAVDAVNDAHVAGPDHHWELDLPEEPVIVTGDAARLHQVLTNLLANARLHTGAGTVVTTRLSTEPAHTVLQVIDNGPGIPAGLQSEVFERFARGDTSRSRKGGSTGLGLAIVSAVVKAHNGTITVNSSPGRTEFTVRLPLNGWQPPAPSAS; encoded by the coding sequence TTGGCCAGTACCCGACGGGCCTGGTCCCTGCGCCTGCGGTTGCTGGTCGGGCAGATCGTCGTGCTGGCCATCGTGTGCGTCGGCATCACCGCGGTGACCGAACTGGCGCTGAACCACCACCTCGTCAAGCAACTCGACGGGCAACTCGCCGGCACGTCTTTCCGCTCGGCGCTGATGTACCCCGAACCGAACCATCCGGGATGGCGGCACCAGCACACCTACAATCCGCGGCCTGGTCCCGGCCCGCGGTTCCTGGACGCCCCCGGTCAGCCGGCGGGCATGGTGGCCGCGGTGGTCAACCACGGCGAAACGGTCGACGCCGGCTACCTGACCAGCAGCGGTACCAGGGCCGCGCTGACGCCCACCGCCCAGACCCAGCTGGAACAGATCGCCGGCAGCCGCGTGCCGGTCACGGTGAACCTGGACGGCCTCGGTCGATATCGGGTGGTCGCCGCCCCGAGCCGGAACGGGAACGACACCATCGTCACCGGGCTCTCGATGTCCAATGTCGACGCCACCCTGATCCGGATGCTGATCATCTTCGGGATCGTCACCGCTGTCGCGCTGGCCGCCGCGACGATCGCCGGGGTCATCATCATCCGGCGCGCGCTGGCGCCGCTGCGCCGTGTCGCGCAGACCGCGAGCAGGGTGGCCGACCTGCCGTTGGATCGCGGTGAGGTCGAGCTGCCGCTGCGGGTGCGGGAATCCGACGCGAACCCCTCCACCGAGGTGGGCCAGCTCGGGTCGGCACTCAACCGGATGCTCGACCACATCGCGGCCGCGCTGTCGGCCCGGCAGGCCAGCGAGACCCGCGTCCGCCAGTTCGTCGCCGACGCCAGTCACGAACTGCGCACGCCCCTTGCCGCGATCCGCGGTTACACAGAGCTCACCCAGCGCATGGACCGAGACGGAGGGGACCGTGAGGCAATAGCGCACGCGATGAGCCGGGTGGCCTCCGAGACGGAACGGATGACGCGCCTGGTCGAGGACCTGCTGCTGCTGGCCCGCCTGGACTCCGGCCGCCCGCTGGAACGCGAACCGGTCGATTTGTCGCGGGTGGCGGTCGACGCGGTCAACGACGCGCACGTCGCCGGACCCGATCATCATTGGGAGCTCGACCTGCCGGAGGAACCCGTCATCGTCACCGGCGATGCGGCCCGGCTGCACCAAGTGCTGACCAACCTGCTTGCCAACGCCCGCCTGCACACCGGCGCGGGCACCGTCGTGACCACGCGTCTGAGCACCGAGCCGGCGCACACCGTGCTGCAGGTCATCGACAACGGCCCCGGCATCCCGGCGGGGCTTCAATCGGAAGTGTTCGAGCGGTTCGCCCGCGGCGATACCTCGCGCTCCCGCAAGGGCGGAAGCACCGGGTTGGGTCTGGCCATCGTGTCCGCTGTGGTCAAGGCGCACAACGGAACGATCACGGTGAACAGCTCACCCGGCCGTACCGAGTTCACGGTGCGGTTGCCACTCAACGGGTGGCAACCGCCCGCACCCTCAGCTAGCTAG
- a CDS encoding DUF6131 family protein gives MIVVGAILLILGFVFGIHLLWVLGIVLLVIGAVLWIMGSVGRPVAGRRYWY, from the coding sequence ATGATTGTCGTCGGTGCGATCCTGCTAATCCTGGGATTTGTTTTCGGCATCCATTTGCTGTGGGTGCTCGGTATCGTTTTGCTCGTCATCGGGGCCGTGTTGTGGATTATGGGTTCCGTTGGCCGCCCAGTCGCCGGCCGGCGCTATTGGTATTAA
- a CDS encoding TetR/AcrR family transcriptional regulator, producing the protein MSSRVTAAVERALDDRQREATEEVERILAAAVRVMERVAPEPPRVSDIVAEAGSSNKAFYRYFAGKDDLILAVMERGIGIVVSYLEHQMAKEREPRDQVARWIEGTLAQVADPHLISMTRAAAGQMSAGTNWRAADQEMMRPLRNLLVEPVAALGSNDVERDVEAVFSCTASTMRRYMGSAGRPTSDDIAHLVEFCLRGLGVG; encoded by the coding sequence GTGAGCAGCAGGGTGACCGCGGCGGTCGAGCGGGCGCTGGACGACCGCCAGCGAGAAGCCACCGAAGAGGTGGAGCGCATCCTGGCCGCCGCGGTTCGCGTCATGGAACGGGTCGCGCCCGAGCCGCCGCGGGTCAGCGACATCGTCGCCGAGGCCGGCTCGTCGAACAAGGCGTTCTACCGTTATTTCGCCGGCAAGGATGATCTCATCCTGGCGGTGATGGAGCGTGGGATTGGCATCGTCGTGTCCTACCTCGAGCACCAGATGGCCAAGGAGCGAGAGCCGCGCGATCAGGTCGCGCGCTGGATCGAGGGCACGCTCGCGCAGGTGGCGGACCCGCATCTGATCAGCATGACGCGCGCGGCCGCCGGCCAGATGTCGGCCGGCACGAACTGGCGGGCGGCGGACCAGGAGATGATGCGGCCCTTGCGTAACCTCCTCGTGGAACCCGTTGCGGCGCTGGGAAGCAACGACGTCGAGCGGGACGTCGAGGCAGTGTTCAGTTGCACCGCCTCGACCATGCGCCGATACATGGGCTCGGCCGGCCGGCCCACGTCGGACGACATCGCACACCTGGTGGAATTCTGTCTGCGCGGTCTGGGGGTTGGTTGA
- a CDS encoding response regulator transcription factor has translation MLRADGNPINVLVVDDEAVLAEMVSMALRYEGWSIATATDGASAIAAARAQRPDVVVLDVMLPDMSGLEVLRKLRGENPQLPVLLLTAKDAVEDRIAGLTAGGDDYVTKPFSIEEVVLRLRALLRRTGVTTVDSGAQLVVGDLVLDEDSHEVTRGGEPISLTSTEFELLRFMMRNSKRVLSKAQILDRVWSYDFGGRSNIVELYISYLRKKIDSGRDPMIHTLRGAGYVLKPAR, from the coding sequence ATGCTTCGCGCCGATGGCAATCCGATCAATGTGTTGGTCGTGGACGACGAAGCCGTCCTGGCCGAGATGGTGTCGATGGCGCTGCGGTACGAGGGCTGGAGTATCGCGACGGCCACCGATGGGGCGTCGGCCATCGCCGCCGCCCGCGCCCAACGACCGGATGTGGTCGTCCTCGATGTGATGCTTCCCGATATGAGCGGGCTCGAAGTCTTGCGCAAGCTGCGCGGGGAAAACCCGCAGCTGCCGGTGCTGCTGCTCACGGCCAAGGACGCGGTGGAAGACCGGATCGCCGGGTTGACGGCGGGCGGGGACGACTACGTCACCAAGCCGTTCAGCATCGAAGAGGTGGTGCTGCGCCTGCGGGCACTGCTGCGGCGGACCGGGGTGACGACGGTGGACAGTGGCGCGCAGCTGGTGGTCGGCGATCTGGTGCTCGACGAGGACAGCCACGAGGTCACCCGGGGTGGCGAGCCAATCTCGTTGACCTCCACCGAGTTCGAGCTGTTGCGGTTCATGATGCGCAACTCCAAGCGGGTGCTGAGCAAGGCTCAGATCCTCGACCGGGTGTGGAGCTATGACTTCGGCGGCCGGTCCAACATCGTCGAGCTCTACATCTCCTATCTGCGCAAGAAGATCGACAGCGGTCGCGACCCTATGATCCATACGCTGCGTGGCGCGGGTTATGTCCTCAAGCCGGCCCGCTAG
- a CDS encoding phosphotransferase family protein — MSERGLGEGPLEDISPVTGGTQNVMLRFTRAGRPYVLRRGPRHLRPRSNSVILRETEVLAALAGSNVPHPRLIAACEDPAVLGDAVFYLMDPVEGFNAGEGLPPLHAGDAGVRHGMGLSMADALAKLGAVDHVAVGLADFGKPEGFLERQVPRWLSELDSYSEYDGYPGPDIPGIEDVAGWLERHRPTTWTPGIMHGDYHAANVMFSLTGPEVVAIVDWEMCTIGDPLLDLGWLLATWRQPDGSSVFSHALGGHDGLASTDELFARYAANTTRDLSHIAWYTVLACFKLGIVIEGTLARACAGKAEKEVGDQLHAATVHLFERALGLIEGER, encoded by the coding sequence ATGTCCGAGCGTGGGCTCGGCGAGGGCCCGTTGGAGGACATTTCGCCCGTTACCGGTGGAACCCAGAACGTCATGCTCCGGTTCACCCGGGCCGGCCGGCCGTACGTGCTGCGGCGTGGCCCGCGGCACCTGCGCCCGCGGAGCAACAGCGTGATCCTGCGCGAAACGGAAGTCCTTGCCGCACTTGCCGGTTCGAACGTGCCGCACCCACGGTTGATCGCCGCGTGCGAGGATCCCGCCGTGCTGGGCGACGCCGTCTTCTACCTGATGGACCCGGTCGAAGGATTCAACGCCGGCGAGGGACTGCCGCCGCTGCATGCGGGCGATGCCGGCGTGCGGCACGGCATGGGCCTCTCCATGGCCGACGCGCTGGCCAAGCTCGGCGCCGTCGACCACGTCGCGGTGGGCCTCGCCGACTTCGGCAAGCCGGAGGGCTTCCTGGAACGCCAGGTGCCGCGGTGGCTTTCGGAGCTGGACTCCTACAGCGAGTACGACGGCTACCCCGGGCCCGACATCCCCGGGATCGAGGACGTGGCGGGCTGGCTGGAACGCCACCGGCCGACCACCTGGACCCCGGGCATCATGCACGGCGACTACCACGCCGCCAACGTGATGTTCTCCCTGACCGGTCCGGAGGTGGTCGCCATCGTCGACTGGGAGATGTGCACGATCGGCGACCCGCTGCTGGATTTGGGGTGGCTGCTGGCCACCTGGCGCCAGCCCGACGGTTCCAGCGTGTTCAGCCACGCCCTGGGTGGCCACGACGGGCTGGCCAGCACCGACGAATTGTTCGCGCGCTACGCGGCCAACACCACCCGGGACCTGTCGCACATCGCCTGGTACACCGTGCTGGCCTGCTTCAAGCTGGGCATCGTGATCGAGGGGACACTCGCCCGGGCCTGCGCGGGCAAGGCCGAAAAAGAGGTCGGCGACCAATTGCACGCGGCCACGGTCCACCTGTTCGAGCGCGCGCTGGGCCTCATCGAGGGCGAGCGCTGA
- a CDS encoding acyl-CoA dehydrogenase family protein, with product MSWDFSTEPEFQEKIDWVRGFVRQEVEPLEVLFPGCEFLPLNDERRRIIDPLKQQVRDKGLWAPHLGPELGGQGFGAVKLTLINEILGRSPWAPIVFGTQAPDTGNAEIIARFGTQEQKDRYLSGLLSGEIFSCFSMTEPQGGADPRVFRTRAFRDGDDWVITGRKYFSSNASVASFFIVVAITDPDVPVHRGASTFLVPAGTEGLTIEATHHLVGALPHEPGHSLVHYEGVRVPSDALLGEPGQGFMILQTRLAGGRLHHAMRSIGIAQRAVEMMSRRAKSRFTQGSSLADKQLVQQFIADSYTELMPFRLAVLHAAWLIDTAGEHAARAEIGACKILASQVLKSIGLRAIQVHGALGTTDQLPLVNVLLGGVALGLADGPTEAHKVNLARLLLKGYEAEDAEWPSELMDIRREAARTKYGDLVDRVPALPDSP from the coding sequence GCTGCGAGTTCCTGCCGCTCAACGACGAGCGCCGGCGCATCATCGATCCGCTCAAACAGCAGGTCCGCGACAAGGGCTTGTGGGCACCGCATCTGGGTCCCGAGCTGGGCGGCCAGGGTTTCGGCGCGGTGAAGCTGACGTTGATCAACGAAATTCTGGGCCGCAGCCCCTGGGCGCCGATCGTGTTCGGCACGCAGGCACCCGACACCGGCAACGCCGAGATCATCGCCCGCTTCGGAACGCAGGAGCAAAAGGACCGCTATCTCTCCGGGCTGCTGTCCGGGGAGATCTTCTCGTGCTTCTCCATGACGGAGCCGCAGGGCGGCGCCGATCCCCGCGTCTTTCGGACGCGTGCCTTCCGCGACGGCGACGACTGGGTGATCACCGGGCGAAAGTACTTCTCCTCCAACGCCTCCGTCGCCTCCTTCTTTATCGTCGTCGCGATCACCGACCCCGACGTGCCCGTCCACCGCGGCGCCTCGACGTTCCTGGTGCCCGCCGGTACCGAGGGGCTGACCATCGAGGCCACCCACCACCTGGTCGGCGCGCTACCGCACGAACCCGGGCATTCCCTGGTGCACTACGAGGGAGTGCGGGTGCCGTCGGATGCGCTGCTGGGCGAACCCGGCCAGGGCTTCATGATTCTGCAGACCCGGCTGGCCGGCGGGCGGCTGCATCACGCGATGCGGTCGATCGGCATCGCCCAACGCGCGGTGGAGATGATGTCTCGCCGCGCGAAAAGTCGCTTCACGCAAGGTAGCTCGCTGGCCGACAAGCAGCTCGTGCAGCAATTCATCGCCGACTCCTACACCGAGCTGATGCCATTCCGGTTGGCGGTGCTGCACGCGGCGTGGCTGATCGACACCGCCGGCGAGCACGCGGCGCGCGCCGAGATCGGCGCCTGCAAGATCCTGGCGTCGCAGGTGCTCAAATCGATTGGGCTGCGCGCGATCCAGGTGCACGGCGCGCTCGGCACCACCGATCAACTGCCGCTGGTCAACGTGCTGCTCGGTGGGGTGGCGCTCGGGCTGGCGGACGGGCCGACCGAGGCCCACAAGGTCAACCTGGCCCGGCTGCTGCTCAAGGGATACGAGGCCGAGGACGCCGAGTGGCCGAGCGAACTGATGGACATCCGGCGGGAGGCCGCACGCACCAAGTACGGCGACCTGGTGGATCGGGTTCCGGCGCTGCCCGATTCGCCGTGA
- a CDS encoding DUF1345 domain-containing protein, giving the protein MTSYVRLVRDTVAVRLFVALLAGTAVAVVVADVFGGRFALLGWVAAAALYAAWSWLIIAPMDAERTARHATREDATRLLADVVIVSASLGSLGGVGYVVAAGTHAGGESLAAAGVGVLAVAASWFAVHTLFTAHYARLYYSDEIGGIDFHDPHPPRYLDFAYVAFTVGMTFQVSDTEINSSRLRVTVLRHALLSYLLGAVILAVTINMIAGLSAKL; this is encoded by the coding sequence GTGACTTCCTATGTGCGCCTTGTCCGTGACACCGTCGCGGTGCGCCTCTTTGTCGCCTTGCTCGCCGGAACGGCGGTCGCCGTCGTGGTCGCCGATGTGTTCGGCGGCAGGTTCGCTCTCCTCGGCTGGGTTGCGGCCGCAGCGCTGTATGCGGCATGGAGCTGGCTGATCATCGCCCCGATGGATGCGGAGCGCACCGCTCGGCATGCGACGCGCGAGGACGCGACCCGGTTGCTTGCCGACGTGGTCATAGTCTCGGCGAGCCTGGGCAGCCTCGGCGGGGTCGGATACGTCGTAGCCGCGGGCACGCATGCGGGTGGCGAATCCCTCGCCGCAGCGGGCGTCGGTGTTCTGGCCGTGGCGGCGTCGTGGTTTGCCGTGCATACGCTTTTCACGGCGCACTATGCGCGCCTCTACTACTCCGACGAAATCGGCGGCATCGATTTCCACGACCCACATCCGCCGCGCTACCTCGATTTCGCCTACGTGGCGTTCACCGTCGGTATGACTTTTCAAGTCTCCGACACCGAGATCAACAGCTCTCGGCTGCGAGTGACCGTCTTACGCCATGCGCTGCTGTCGTACCTTCTTGGCGCCGTAATTCTGGCCGTCACCATCAACATGATCGCGGGGTTGAGCGCCAAGCTGTGA
- a CDS encoding NADPH:quinone oxidoreductase family protein, translating to MRAVVCRTYGTPEDLVLEDVDDPVPGPGQLLVQVHAAAVNFPDVLFIAGKYQVKIPPPFIPGNEVAGEVIAAGEGARFQPGQRVSGTTFGAFAERALLDASQAALIPDDADFASAAAFGVTYRTAYHALRSTAAVTEGDWVVVLGAAGGVGLAAVDLAVAMKARVLAAASSPEKLELCRQRGAEATVDYDREDLKSRIRELTGDAARVVLDPVGGSYAEPALRGLARGGTFVTLGYAAGTIPAIPLNLVLLKDICVRGMEIRTFTTDHPDDAARDLRELSELFASGGIRPYIGARFSLAETAAALRHVADRKVLGKVVIDVAD from the coding sequence ATGCGCGCCGTTGTCTGCCGTACCTACGGCACCCCGGAAGATCTGGTTCTCGAGGACGTCGACGATCCGGTGCCGGGCCCCGGGCAGCTGCTGGTGCAGGTCCACGCCGCCGCGGTCAATTTCCCCGACGTGCTGTTCATCGCCGGCAAGTACCAGGTCAAGATCCCGCCGCCATTCATACCGGGCAACGAGGTCGCCGGCGAGGTGATCGCCGCCGGTGAAGGCGCGCGGTTCCAGCCGGGGCAGCGGGTGTCCGGGACCACTTTCGGCGCGTTCGCCGAACGGGCGCTGCTGGACGCGAGCCAGGCCGCGCTCATCCCCGACGACGCCGACTTCGCGTCGGCCGCCGCATTCGGCGTGACCTACCGCACCGCCTACCATGCGCTGCGCTCGACGGCCGCTGTGACAGAGGGGGATTGGGTCGTCGTGCTGGGAGCGGCGGGCGGCGTCGGGCTGGCCGCGGTCGACCTGGCCGTCGCCATGAAGGCACGGGTGCTGGCCGCGGCGTCGAGCCCCGAGAAGCTCGAGCTGTGCCGGCAACGAGGCGCCGAGGCGACCGTCGACTATGACCGCGAGGACCTGAAGTCGCGCATCCGCGAGCTTACCGGCGACGCCGCCCGGGTGGTCCTCGACCCCGTCGGCGGCTCGTATGCGGAGCCCGCGCTGCGCGGGCTGGCGCGGGGCGGCACCTTCGTCACCCTGGGCTACGCCGCCGGGACGATCCCGGCCATCCCGCTCAATCTCGTTCTGCTCAAAGACATCTGCGTGCGGGGCATGGAGATCCGCACCTTCACAACCGACCACCCCGACGACGCCGCCCGCGACTTGCGGGAGTTATCGGAGCTGTTCGCCTCCGGCGGGATCCGGCCGTACATCGGGGCGCGGTTTTCCCTGGCCGAAACCGCGGCCGCGTTGCGCCATGTGGCGGACCGGAAGGTCTTGGGCAAGGTGGTGATCGACGTCGCGGATTAG
- a CDS encoding alkyl/aryl-sulfatase, with translation MGVEPKPPTAAIEAAHRAHALPVHDDTDFRNADRGFIAALSPCVIKAADGRVVWDNDAYSFLGGPAPASVHPSLWRQSTLAAKQGLYEVVPGIYQVRGFDISNVTFVETDTGIIVIDPLVSTEVAAAALALYRTHRGGKRPVVAVIYTHSHVDHFGGVLGVTSQADVDAGAVAVLAPDGFVEHAVQENVYAGPAMTRRATYMYGTLLPRGPRDQVGCGLGQAPSTGEVAIVVPTIDIRETGETHTIDGVEIEFQMAPGTEAPAEMHFYFPRFRALCMAENATHNLHNLLTLRGALVRDPHAWSGYLTEAIDTFADRADVVFASHHWPTWGRESIVEFLSLQRDMYAYLHDQTLRLLNRGYTGVEIAEMFRMPPALDRAWHTHGYYGSVSHNVKAVYQRYMGWFDGNPARLWPHPPEALAPRYVEAMGGIGRVVELAQSAFDSGDFRWAATLLDHAIFTDSSHGAARALYADTLEQLAYGAENATWRNFFLSGATELRDGNFGTATQTTSPTMLSQLTPEQIFDSIAIRVDGPRSWDLDLALDIAFADVAANYRLTLRNGVLVYRKVAADPATATVTVKLDSKFRLLSAAMGDFSSPGLQISGDQAALQAFLGVLDKPDPTFNIVTP, from the coding sequence ATTGGCGTGGAGCCCAAGCCCCCCACCGCGGCCATCGAGGCGGCGCATCGCGCGCACGCCCTGCCAGTCCACGACGACACGGACTTTCGCAACGCCGACCGCGGATTCATCGCCGCCCTGTCCCCGTGCGTCATCAAGGCGGCCGACGGGCGCGTGGTGTGGGACAACGACGCCTACTCGTTCCTCGGCGGTCCCGCGCCGGCTTCGGTGCACCCCAGCCTGTGGCGGCAGTCGACTCTGGCCGCCAAACAAGGCCTCTACGAAGTGGTTCCGGGCATATACCAAGTCCGTGGCTTCGACATCTCCAACGTCACGTTCGTCGAGACCGACACCGGCATCATCGTCATCGACCCGTTGGTGTCCACCGAGGTGGCGGCGGCGGCACTGGCGTTGTATCGCACCCACCGCGGGGGCAAGCGTCCCGTCGTCGCGGTGATCTACACCCACAGCCATGTCGACCACTTCGGCGGCGTCCTGGGCGTCACCTCACAGGCGGACGTGGACGCCGGCGCGGTCGCCGTGCTGGCGCCGGACGGTTTCGTCGAGCATGCGGTCCAGGAGAACGTCTACGCCGGCCCGGCGATGACGCGCCGGGCCACCTACATGTACGGCACCCTGCTGCCGCGCGGACCCCGGGATCAGGTGGGCTGCGGGCTGGGCCAGGCCCCCTCCACCGGCGAGGTGGCGATCGTCGTCCCCACCATCGACATCCGCGAGACCGGCGAGACGCACACCATCGACGGCGTGGAGATCGAGTTCCAGATGGCGCCCGGCACCGAGGCGCCCGCCGAAATGCATTTCTACTTCCCGCGTTTCCGCGCGCTGTGCATGGCCGAGAACGCGACCCACAACCTGCACAACCTGCTGACGCTGCGCGGCGCCCTGGTGCGCGACCCGCACGCCTGGTCCGGGTATCTCACCGAGGCGATCGACACCTTCGCCGACCGCGCCGACGTGGTGTTCGCCTCGCACCACTGGCCGACCTGGGGGCGGGAGAGCATCGTCGAGTTCCTGTCGCTGCAGCGCGACATGTATGCCTACCTGCACGACCAGACGCTGCGACTGCTGAACCGGGGCTACACCGGGGTCGAGATCGCCGAGATGTTCCGGATGCCGCCGGCGCTCGACCGCGCCTGGCACACCCACGGGTACTACGGGTCGGTCAGCCACAACGTGAAGGCTGTCTACCAGCGCTACATGGGCTGGTTCGACGGCAACCCGGCCCGGTTGTGGCCGCATCCGCCGGAGGCCCTCGCGCCGCGCTACGTCGAGGCGATGGGCGGGATCGGCCGGGTGGTGGAGCTAGCCCAATCAGCATTTGATTCCGGCGACTTCCGTTGGGCGGCAACGCTGCTGGATCATGCAATCTTCACCGACAGCTCACACGGTGCCGCCCGCGCGCTGTACGCCGACACGCTCGAGCAGCTGGCCTACGGTGCCGAGAACGCGACCTGGCGCAATTTCTTCCTCAGCGGGGCAACCGAATTGCGCGACGGAAATTTCGGCACCGCGACACAGACCACCTCGCCCACCATGCTTTCCCAGCTGACGCCGGAGCAGATCTTCGACAGCATCGCCATCCGGGTCGACGGACCGCGCAGCTGGGACCTCGACCTCGCCCTCGACATCGCCTTCGCCGACGTGGCCGCCAACTACCGGCTCACCCTGCGCAACGGGGTGCTCGTCTACCGCAAGGTGGCGGCCGACCCCGCGACGGCGACAGTTACGGTCAAGCTGGACAGCAAGTTTCGGCTGCTATCCGCCGCGATGGGCGACTTCTCATCGCCAGGGCTGCAGATTTCCGGTGATCAGGCCGCGCTGCAGGCCTTCCTCGGTGTGCTGGACAAGCCGGACCCGACCTTCAACATCGTCACCCCGTAA
- a CDS encoding lipoprotein LpqH, with the protein MKRGLMVAVAGAAILAAGMSGCSSNKSGSGGSGTSSAVNTSAGAASGTKVIIDGKDQNVSGSVVCTTAGGNVNIAIGGAATGIAAVLTDANPPQVKSVGLGNVNGVTLGYTSGTGQGNASAEKNGTSYKITGTATGVDMANPMQPVNKPFEIDVNCSS; encoded by the coding sequence GTGAAGCGTGGACTGATGGTCGCGGTGGCGGGAGCGGCGATTCTAGCCGCCGGCATGTCCGGCTGTTCCAGCAATAAGTCGGGTTCGGGCGGTTCAGGCACCAGCTCCGCGGTGAACACCTCGGCGGGCGCTGCCAGCGGAACCAAGGTCATCATCGACGGCAAGGACCAGAACGTGAGCGGCTCGGTCGTGTGCACCACCGCCGGCGGCAACGTCAACATCGCGATCGGCGGCGCGGCGACCGGAATCGCGGCCGTGCTCACCGACGCCAACCCGCCTCAGGTGAAATCGGTTGGGCTGGGCAACGTCAACGGCGTGACGCTCGGTTACACCTCCGGGACCGGCCAGGGCAACGCCTCGGCCGAGAAGAACGGCACCAGCTACAAGATCACCGGCACGGCCACCGGGGTCGACATGGCCAACCCGATGCAACCGGTGAACAAGCCGTTCGAGATCGACGTCAACTGCTCTAGCTAG